The Celeribacter marinus genome window below encodes:
- the gcvH gene encoding glycine cleavage system protein GcvH, which translates to MKFTEEHEWLRVEDDLVVVGITEHAATALGDVVFIELPDEGTTVSKDDEVVVIESVKAASDILAPLDGEIVEVNGPLAEDPGKVNEDPLGDAWFFKMKVDDMSALDDLMTEAEYKAHIG; encoded by the coding sequence ATTAAATTTACCGAAGAACACGAATGGCTCCGCGTTGAGGACGACCTCGTCGTTGTTGGCATCACGGAACATGCGGCAACCGCCCTTGGCGATGTTGTCTTTATTGAGCTTCCCGACGAGGGCACAACCGTATCCAAAGACGACGAAGTTGTGGTGATTGAGTCTGTCAAAGCGGCCTCAGACATTCTTGCGCCGCTCGATGGTGAAATCGTCGAAGTGAACGGACCACTTGCCGAAGACCCCGGTAAGGTGAACGAAGACCCGCTTGGCGATGCATGGTTCTTTAAGATGAAAGTGGACGATATGTCTGCGCTCGACGACCTCATGACCGAGGCCGAATACAAAGCCCATATCGGCTAA
- the gcvT gene encoding glycine cleavage system aminomethyltransferase GcvT, producing MTALNKTPLYDFHISQQAKMVPFAGYDMPVQYPLGVMKEHLHTRAAAGLFDVSHMGQVMLTSDQGLEALCLALEALVPVSITGIAAGRQRYGVFTNEAGGILDDLMIANTGDALFLVVNAACKSEDIAHLKANLPAHVTVSEITDRALLALQGPSAETALSRLVPSVTEMRFMDSHRIDVDGTEWWISRSGYTGEDGFEISLPADAAEAFAQTICDMDEVAPIGLGARDSLRLEAGLCLYGHDIDTTTSPAEGNIAWAIQKVRRTDGARAGGFAGEARILAELDGAPTRLRVGLLPQGRAPMREGTPLFASQDSADQIGVITSGGFAPSLEHPIAMGYLPIELSASGTEVFAELRGKRLPVHVTDMPFRPSTYKR from the coding sequence ATGACGGCTCTAAACAAAACCCCACTTTATGATTTTCACATTTCCCAACAGGCTAAAATGGTGCCGTTTGCGGGGTATGATATGCCTGTGCAATATCCGCTTGGCGTGATGAAAGAGCACTTGCACACGCGTGCTGCTGCGGGCCTGTTCGATGTTAGTCACATGGGCCAAGTCATGTTGACGTCCGATCAGGGTCTTGAGGCATTGTGCCTCGCTCTTGAGGCGCTTGTGCCCGTGTCGATCACGGGGATCGCGGCGGGGCGTCAACGCTACGGCGTGTTCACAAACGAGGCGGGTGGGATCCTAGATGATCTGATGATCGCCAACACAGGTGACGCCCTGTTTCTTGTGGTGAATGCGGCGTGTAAATCTGAGGACATCGCACACCTCAAAGCAAACTTGCCCGCGCATGTAACGGTGAGCGAAATCACCGACCGCGCGCTCTTGGCGTTGCAAGGCCCAAGTGCCGAAACGGCCCTATCGCGCCTCGTTCCATCCGTGACCGAGATGCGGTTTATGGACAGTCACCGCATTGATGTGGACGGCACCGAGTGGTGGATTTCGCGCTCTGGCTACACAGGGGAAGACGGGTTCGAAATCTCGCTACCTGCGGACGCCGCCGAAGCCTTTGCACAGACGATTTGTGACATGGACGAGGTTGCCCCAATTGGTCTTGGAGCGCGTGACAGTTTGCGCCTTGAGGCGGGTCTTTGCCTCTATGGTCACGATATCGACACCACCACCTCACCCGCCGAGGGCAATATCGCATGGGCCATTCAAAAAGTGCGCCGCACTGACGGCGCGCGCGCGGGTGGGTTTGCCGGAGAGGCGCGTATTCTGGCCGAACTGGACGGTGCGCCCACACGATTGCGTGTTGGCCTATTGCCACAGGGTCGCGCGCCGATGCGTGAAGGCACGCCCCTCTTCGCGAGCCAAGACAGTGCGGACCAGATTGGCGTCATCACGTCTGGTGGCTTTGCCCCCTCACTCGAACACCCAATTGCCATGGGCTACCTGCCCATCGAGCTAAGTGCATCCGGCACCGAAGTTTTTGCGGAGCTGCGTGGTAAGCGCCTACCTGTTCATGTCACTGACATGCCGTTTCGCCCCTCAACCTATAAACGCTAA
- the gltX gene encoding glutamate--tRNA ligase has translation MTVTRFAPSPTGYIHIGNLRTALFNFLIARKNGGQFILRLDDTDPERSKQEYADAIMEDLEWLGLTWDRVEKQSERLDRYNQAADELRASARFYECFETPVELDLKRKKQLNMGKPPVYDRAHLTLSDDEKAKLRAERGDGVWRFKLDQERIEWTDGILGDLSIDAASVSDPVLIRADGQFLYTLASVCDDIDYGITNVVRGSDHVTNTATQIQIIKALGGTVPTFAHHSLLTGPEGEALSKRLGTLSLRDLRAQGIEPMALLSLMARLGSSQPVELRATMDELIDGFDVASFGSAPTKFDPKDLLPLSAQVNHTRPFADVKDEVAALGVPDGQAEAFWTVVRENITVKADMAGWWELFRDGATPLIDDEDTDFITEAFTMLPAHPYTLDTWKEWTTAVKDATGRKGKGLFMPLRKAVTGMERGPDMSNVMPLLQKAPAL, from the coding sequence ATGACCGTCACACGTTTCGCCCCGTCGCCTACGGGCTATATCCACATCGGCAACTTGCGCACTGCGCTTTTTAACTTCCTCATCGCCCGCAAAAACGGCGGCCAGTTTATCTTGCGTCTGGATGACACCGATCCCGAGCGCTCGAAACAGGAATATGCCGATGCGATCATGGAAGACCTCGAATGGCTTGGCCTGACGTGGGACCGCGTGGAAAAACAATCCGAGCGGCTTGATCGCTATAATCAGGCGGCCGACGAGCTGCGCGCCAGTGCCCGGTTCTACGAGTGTTTCGAGACGCCCGTCGAATTGGACCTCAAGCGTAAAAAACAACTCAACATGGGCAAGCCGCCCGTATACGACCGCGCGCATCTGACGCTTTCGGACGACGAGAAAGCCAAGTTGCGCGCCGAGCGCGGCGATGGGGTGTGGCGGTTCAAACTGGACCAAGAACGCATTGAGTGGACCGATGGCATTTTGGGCGATCTGTCGATTGATGCCGCGTCCGTGTCCGATCCGGTTTTGATCCGCGCTGACGGTCAGTTTTTGTACACGCTCGCGTCCGTTTGCGACGATATCGATTACGGCATCACCAATGTTGTACGCGGGTCCGATCACGTCACCAACACCGCCACACAAATCCAGATTATCAAAGCGCTCGGTGGCACAGTGCCGACCTTTGCGCACCACTCGCTGTTGACTGGCCCCGAGGGCGAAGCGCTATCCAAGCGTCTTGGCACCTTGTCGCTGCGTGATCTGCGCGCGCAAGGTATCGAGCCTATGGCGCTTTTGTCGTTGATGGCGCGTCTCGGTTCGTCTCAGCCCGTGGAGTTGCGCGCGACGATGGACGAGTTGATCGACGGGTTCGATGTCGCGTCTTTTGGCTCTGCCCCGACTAAGTTCGACCCAAAAGATTTGTTGCCCCTGTCGGCACAAGTCAACCACACCCGTCCGTTCGCCGATGTCAAAGACGAGGTCGCGGCCCTTGGTGTGCCCGATGGTCAGGCCGAAGCATTCTGGACCGTTGTGCGCGAAAACATCACCGTAAAAGCTGATATGGCTGGTTGGTGGGAGTTGTTTCGCGATGGGGCGACGCCGCTTATCGACGATGAGGACACGGATTTCATCACCGAAGCCTTCACCATGCTTCCTGCGCATCCCTACACATTGGACACGTGGAAAGAGTGGACCACCGCCGTCAAAGACGCCACGGGCCGAAAAGGCAAAGGTCTATTTATGCCGCTACGCAAGGCTGTAACGGGAATGGAGCGCGGCCCTGACATGTCGAACGTCATGCCGTTGTTGCAAAAGGCACCTGCGCTATAA
- a CDS encoding metallopeptidase family protein, with the protein MSDTVIQTPLDALAPDLDQVEDIARATMSALPPAFKVLASQIALSVMDFAPEDLLGEIGIEDPFELTGLYTGIPLTEKSVMDQATAPDTIWLFRRPILDEWLMRGNVTLHQMVAHVTIHELAHHFGWSDDDIATIDKWWTVD; encoded by the coding sequence ATGTCTGATACCGTGATCCAAACACCGCTCGATGCACTTGCGCCCGACCTAGATCAGGTCGAGGATATTGCGCGCGCGACGATGTCCGCACTGCCGCCCGCGTTCAAGGTTCTAGCCTCACAAATTGCGCTATCCGTGATGGATTTTGCGCCCGAGGATTTGCTCGGCGAGATCGGCATCGAAGATCCGTTTGAGTTGACAGGGCTTTACACTGGCATTCCCTTGACCGAAAAATCGGTGATGGATCAGGCTACGGCACCCGACACCATTTGGCTATTTCGCCGTCCGATACTGGACGAGTGGCTGATGCGCGGGAACGTAACCCTGCACCAGATGGTTGCACATGTAACCATCCATGAGTTGGCGCATCATTTTGGATGGTCCGACGACGATATTGCAACCATCGATAAGTGGTGGACAGTAGACTGA
- a CDS encoding 1-phosphofructokinase family hexose kinase — protein sequence MADILTITLNPTVDLSTHAPEVVAGPKVRCDAPVADPGGGGINVSRAIKFLGGKSTAFVATGGETGARLLRLLASEHVKFTAFSVTGDTRQSMSITDKSSGAQFRFVMPGPVWDDHMVNDALHAIGAAAPHNAIVVLSGSQPPGVPVDFPARLNRALAPKKCRLFVDTSGAPLRALTQSCVGPFVLRMDDVEAENLADRPLLSRVNTAEFAADLVARGVAQNVIIARGSDGSTLVNRDGRWHCARAIDPAQVVSAVGAGDSFVGAFCMAMSRGDTQIDALVFGTAAASAAVMTEGTKLCHAADVSALLSDCELVEV from the coding sequence ATGGCTGACATCCTCACAATCACCCTTAACCCGACTGTCGATCTGTCAACACACGCCCCTGAGGTTGTGGCGGGACCAAAGGTGAGGTGCGATGCGCCTGTCGCTGATCCGGGTGGCGGGGGTATAAACGTGTCACGGGCCATCAAATTTTTAGGTGGAAAAAGCACCGCCTTCGTTGCGACAGGCGGCGAAACCGGTGCGCGGTTGTTGCGGCTATTGGCAAGTGAGCATGTCAAGTTTACGGCGTTTTCCGTCACGGGCGACACACGGCAATCCATGTCTATCACCGATAAGTCATCGGGCGCACAATTCAGGTTCGTGATGCCCGGTCCGGTCTGGGATGACCACATGGTGAACGACGCGCTACATGCCATAGGAGCGGCCGCACCACACAACGCCATTGTCGTGCTCTCAGGATCACAACCACCCGGCGTTCCGGTGGATTTTCCCGCCCGATTGAACCGCGCTCTCGCACCCAAAAAATGCCGTTTGTTTGTGGACACCTCTGGCGCGCCGCTGCGCGCGCTCACCCAATCCTGCGTGGGTCCGTTTGTTTTGCGCATGGATGATGTCGAGGCTGAGAATTTGGCCGATCGTCCCCTACTTAGTCGCGTCAATACCGCTGAGTTTGCCGCTGATCTCGTGGCGCGCGGCGTGGCGCAAAACGTGATCATCGCGCGCGGGTCGGACGGGTCCACTTTGGTCAATCGAGATGGCCGCTGGCATTGCGCGCGTGCGATTGATCCCGCCCAAGTCGTTTCTGCCGTTGGGGCGGGCGATAGCTTTGTCGGGGCGTTTTGCATGGCCATGTCGCGTGGCGACACACAGATAGACGCGCTTGTATTCGGCACGGCGGCGGCCTCGGCTGCGGTTATGACCGAGGGGACAAAGCTGTGTCATGCTGCGGACGTTTCAGCACTTCTATCCGACTGCGAATTGGTTGAGGTTTAG
- a CDS encoding NAD+ synthase: MTDKFRLTMAQLNPVVGAIDKNADAVRAAYATGKAAGSDYVVFPELFVIGYQPQDLVKKPALVNAAMAKMEELAALTLDGPAMAVGAPYAYSDALYNGYWILAEGQVKQVLRKHRLPNFNVFDEKRLFAEGPLEGPYAIGPMRIGSPICEDAWHEDVAEAQVESGAEILIVPNGSPYFRNKFDVRLSHMVARVTENDVPLVYLNMVGGQDDQVFDGGSFVLNRHGKPAHILPAFDECIRHVDFVKDADGWVALDGEIVPQPDAWEQDYRVMVEALRDYLRKTGFKKVVLGLSGGIDSAIVATIATDALGPDNVHCVMLPSEYTSQGSLEDAKDIAERLGCRYDFVPISEGRDAITDTLAPLFAGYEDDLTEENLQSRLRGLLLMALSNKFGSMLLTTGNKSEVAVGYCTIYGDMNGGYNPIKDLYKTRVFEQCRWRNANHRDWMMGPEGEVIPVSIIDKPPSAELRPDQRDDDSLPPYEVLDAILEGLVDRDESVADLVAKGFERDIVKRVEHLLYISEYKRFQSAPGPRLTHAAFWLDRRYPIVNGWRDPS; this comes from the coding sequence ATGACCGACAAATTCCGTTTGACCATGGCGCAATTGAACCCAGTCGTGGGGGCGATTGACAAAAACGCAGATGCCGTGCGTGCCGCTTACGCAACGGGTAAGGCCGCGGGATCGGATTATGTCGTGTTCCCCGAATTGTTTGTGATCGGATACCAGCCGCAAGATTTGGTGAAAAAGCCCGCGTTGGTGAATGCCGCTATGGCAAAGATGGAGGAATTGGCAGCCCTTACGTTAGACGGTCCTGCCATGGCTGTGGGCGCGCCTTATGCGTACTCTGATGCGCTTTACAACGGGTATTGGATTTTGGCCGAGGGTCAGGTCAAGCAAGTGCTGCGCAAGCACCGCCTGCCCAACTTCAACGTCTTTGACGAGAAGCGCCTGTTTGCCGAAGGTCCGCTTGAGGGACCGTATGCTATTGGTCCTATGCGGATCGGTTCGCCTATTTGTGAGGACGCGTGGCACGAGGATGTCGCCGAAGCCCAAGTCGAAAGTGGTGCCGAAATTCTCATCGTACCCAACGGCTCGCCGTATTTTCGCAACAAATTTGATGTGCGGCTAAGCCACATGGTTGCCCGTGTCACCGAAAATGATGTGCCGCTCGTCTATCTCAATATGGTTGGCGGCCAAGATGATCAGGTGTTTGACGGTGGCTCCTTCGTCCTCAACCGCCATGGCAAACCCGCCCACATTCTCCCCGCGTTTGACGAATGCATCCGCCACGTTGATTTTGTCAAAGACGCGGATGGTTGGGTCGCACTGGATGGCGAAATCGTTCCTCAACCCGATGCATGGGAACAAGATTACCGCGTGATGGTCGAGGCTTTGCGTGATTACCTACGTAAAACAGGGTTCAAGAAAGTCGTGCTGGGTCTATCGGGCGGGATCGATAGCGCCATTGTTGCCACCATCGCCACAGATGCGCTTGGCCCCGACAATGTTCACTGTGTGATGCTACCCTCTGAATACACCTCGCAAGGCTCGCTTGAGGATGCCAAAGACATCGCCGAGCGCCTTGGGTGTCGCTATGATTTTGTGCCGATTTCCGAAGGGCGTGACGCGATCACCGACACACTTGCGCCGCTGTTTGCGGGCTATGAGGACGATTTGACGGAGGAAAACCTCCAGTCACGTCTACGCGGTCTGTTGCTGATGGCGCTGTCTAACAAGTTTGGTTCCATGCTTTTGACCACGGGGAATAAATCCGAAGTTGCGGTGGGGTACTGCACGATCTACGGCGATATGAACGGCGGCTATAACCCGATCAAAGACCTCTACAAAACCCGTGTGTTCGAGCAATGTCGTTGGCGCAACGCCAATCACCGCGATTGGATGATGGGACCAGAGGGAGAGGTCATCCCTGTGTCGATCATCGACAAGCCGCCATCAGCGGAGTTGCGCCCTGACCAACGTGATGATGACAGCTTGCCGCCCTATGAGGTGCTCGATGCAATCCTTGAGGGGCTTGTGGATCGTGACGAAAGCGTGGCCGATCTCGTGGCTAAGGGGTTCGAGCGTGATATCGTGAAACGAGTGGAGCACTTGCTCTACATTTCCGAATACAAGCGGTTTCAATCCGCACCTGGTCCGCGCCTGACCCATGCGGCGTTCTGGCTTGATCGTCGCTATCCCATCGTCAATGGATGGCGCGACCCAAGTTAG